The genome window AATCGCACCGCCGGATAAAAAAGAAAAAGCCCCGTGAACGATGTTCGCGGGGTTTTTTCTGCAAGTGGTCTCTTACGCTACAGGAGCGCTCAGAACGTTAAGCTTTTTCATCAAACGAGACTTTTGACGGTTTGCTGCGTTTTTATGAATGAGACCTTTCGAAGCGGCCTTGTCCAGCTTTTTCACAGCCACCAGAAGAGTGGATTTCGCCAATGCTACATCGGAAGCGGCGACAGCTTTCTCAAAGTTCTTCAGGGAAGTGCGCAGATCAGACTTTTGAGAAGCACGGTGTGCGCGTCGCTTTTCAATGGTTTTGGTGCGCTTAATCGCGGATTTAATGTTTGGCATGTGTGTCACCTCCTTAGACGACCATAGACATACAGTCATACAACAAAGTAATTCTAGCATGGGCTGTATCCATTTGCAAGAAAGGATTCGGAATAAAAATGAAGGATTCAAGCAACCTAGTAGCAGGAACAAAATGGAGAAGGGAGCAAAATGACCTTGGAACATAATATCGACCTGTCAGGATACTCGATTCGCACCGATCTTGCCGTGGAGGCCCATGAGTTAGCGCAGCAGGAAAATGAGAGCAATATTCCCGGCGTATGGCTTCAGGCTGACGATGAAGAAGCCAATATAAAGGTCACCCGCCTTCACGTCCAGAATGAGGAGGCAGGCAGGGCAATCGGAAAGCTGCCTGGCCACTACATTACCATTGAGGTTCCCAAGCTGCGCGACAATGATACCTCTATTGAAGAGCAGGTAACGAAACGTTTTGCACTGGAATTCGCCAGTTTTCTGATGAAGCTGGGAATTACCGAGGATAAAAAGGCGCTCGTCGTCGGCCTGGGCAACTGGAATGTGACGCCGGATGCGCTCGGGCCGATGGTGGTGGAAAATTTATTGGTCACCCGGCACCTATACAAGCTGGCGCCGGATACGGTGGGAGAAGGCTATCGGGAAGTAAGTGCGCTCTCGCCGGGAGTCCTCGGGATTACAGGGATTGAAACGAGTGAGATCGTGTTTGGCGTGGTGGAAAAAAGCAAGCCGGATTTTGTCATCTGCATTGATGCACTCGCTTCACGGGCATTGCATCGCGTAAACACCACCATTCAAATATCGGATACTGGAATTCATCCCGGCTCAGGTGTCGGCAACAAGCGCAAAGCCATCGATAAGGAAACATTGGGCATTCCCGTGATTGCGATTGGCGTTCCGACCGTCGTTTTCGCATCGACCATCGTCAATGACGCCATCACCTATCTGCTCGGCCACTTCGGGCAATCCATGGCGGAGAGCAAGCGTGCTTTCAACAAGCTCACCATGAGCACCCTGCCAGAGCGCAAGGAGCCGTACACCGAGGTGGATCTCCCAGACCTTGAGTCGCGCAAGACGTTCATGGGTCTGGTAGGCTCGCTGCCGGAAGAAGAAAAGCGGCAGCTGATTCACGAGGTTCTAAGGCCGCTTGGGCAGGATCTGGTGGTCACTCCCAAAGAGGTGGATGACTTCATGGAAGGGATCTCCAATGTGATCGCGACAGGTTTGAATCGCGCTCTGCACAGTGCTGTAAATGAGGAGAACAGCGGCGCCTACACGCACTAACTAGCGGTGGAAAAGGCCCTCTCACT of Brevibacillus choshinensis contains these proteins:
- the gpr gene encoding GPR endopeptidase, which produces MEHNIDLSGYSIRTDLAVEAHELAQQENESNIPGVWLQADDEEANIKVTRLHVQNEEAGRAIGKLPGHYITIEVPKLRDNDTSIEEQVTKRFALEFASFLMKLGITEDKKALVVGLGNWNVTPDALGPMVVENLLVTRHLYKLAPDTVGEGYREVSALSPGVLGITGIETSEIVFGVVEKSKPDFVICIDALASRALHRVNTTIQISDTGIHPGSGVGNKRKAIDKETLGIPVIAIGVPTVVFASTIVNDAITYLLGHFGQSMAESKRAFNKLTMSTLPERKEPYTEVDLPDLESRKTFMGLVGSLPEEEKRQLIHEVLRPLGQDLVVTPKEVDDFMEGISNVIATGLNRALHSAVNEENSGAYTH
- the rpsT gene encoding 30S ribosomal protein S20, which gives rise to MPNIKSAIKRTKTIEKRRAHRASQKSDLRTSLKNFEKAVAASDVALAKSTLLVAVKKLDKAASKGLIHKNAANRQKSRLMKKLNVLSAPVA